A region of Rhodoligotrophos appendicifer DNA encodes the following proteins:
- a CDS encoding DHA2 family efflux MFS transporter permease subunit — protein sequence MTAVASNRPAEASRLWITGSIMLATVMQALDTTIANVALPHMQGSMAATQDQISWVLTSYIVAAAIMTPPTGYLAQRFGRKRVFAICVTGFTIASMLCGAATSLPEIVLFRLLQGAFGAGLVPLSQSVLLDTYPKEQHGQAMAIWGVGVMVGPILGPTLGGWLTEYYNWRWVFYINLPFGILALTGILTFVHETSKNTARPFDFFGFAMLSLAIGSLQMMLDRGQSQEWFSSTEIIIETVLSALCLYMFLVHMFTARHPFLEPQLFRDRNLLIGLFFIFIVGIILLATLALLPPFLQGLMDYPVITTGLVLAPRGLGTMTAMIITGRLIGRVDTRLILLTGFCLLAFTLWEMAGFTTDVDNWTLVRTGILQGMGLGFVFVPLSTITFATLDAKFRTEGASMYSLMRNIGSSIGISIVTTLLAQNTQVVHESLASTMSPLNPVLQSPILPEIWNLGTTAGIVALNQEITRQAATIAYLDDFRLMMWVVLLSIPCLLLLRAPPKRERDPEEMAAAME from the coding sequence GTGACCGCTGTCGCCAGCAATAGACCCGCTGAGGCCAGTCGGCTCTGGATCACGGGGTCGATAATGCTTGCGACGGTCATGCAGGCGCTGGACACGACCATCGCCAACGTGGCGCTGCCCCATATGCAAGGATCGATGGCGGCCACTCAGGATCAGATCTCATGGGTTCTGACCTCCTACATTGTGGCGGCTGCGATCATGACGCCGCCCACCGGTTATCTGGCGCAGCGTTTCGGCCGTAAACGCGTCTTCGCCATCTGCGTGACTGGCTTCACAATTGCCTCCATGCTCTGCGGCGCGGCCACGTCCTTGCCGGAGATCGTGCTGTTTCGCCTCCTGCAGGGCGCTTTTGGCGCTGGCCTCGTGCCATTGTCGCAATCGGTGCTCCTGGACACCTACCCCAAGGAGCAGCACGGCCAGGCCATGGCGATATGGGGAGTGGGTGTGATGGTCGGCCCCATCCTTGGGCCCACGCTCGGGGGCTGGCTCACGGAATATTACAACTGGCGCTGGGTTTTTTACATCAACCTGCCGTTTGGCATTTTGGCGCTGACCGGTATCCTGACCTTTGTGCACGAGACCTCGAAGAACACGGCGCGGCCGTTCGACTTCTTCGGCTTCGCCATGCTCAGCCTGGCCATCGGCTCCCTGCAGATGATGCTCGATCGCGGCCAGTCACAGGAATGGTTCTCCTCGACGGAGATCATCATCGAGACCGTGTTGTCGGCGCTCTGCCTTTACATGTTCCTCGTGCACATGTTCACGGCGCGTCATCCGTTCCTGGAACCGCAATTGTTCAGGGACAGGAATCTCCTCATCGGGCTCTTCTTCATCTTCATCGTCGGCATCATCCTGCTCGCTACCCTTGCGCTGTTGCCACCCTTTTTGCAGGGTCTGATGGATTATCCGGTGATCACCACGGGATTGGTCCTGGCACCGCGCGGGCTTGGGACCATGACGGCAATGATCATCACCGGGAGGTTGATCGGCAGGGTGGACACGCGCCTCATTCTGCTGACCGGATTTTGCCTGCTCGCCTTCACTTTGTGGGAGATGGCAGGCTTCACCACCGACGTCGATAACTGGACGCTCGTCCGCACTGGCATCCTGCAGGGAATGGGATTGGGCTTTGTCTTTGTTCCCCTCTCGACCATCACATTTGCGACCCTTGACGCCAAATTTCGGACCGAAGGTGCTTCCATGTACAGCCTGATGCGGAACATCGGCTCCAGCATCGGCATCTCGATTGTCACCACCTTGCTCGCCCAGAATACTCAAGTCGTGCATGAATCTCTGGCCAGCACCATGAGCCCGCTCAACCCCGTCTTGCAGTCTCCGATCCTGCCGGAGATCTGGAATTTGGGCACGACCGCCGGCATTGTTGCATTGAACCAGGAGATTACCCGCCAGGCAGCGACCATCGCCTATCTTGACGACTTCCGGTTGATGATGTGGGTGGTCCTGCTGTCGATCCCCTGTCTCCTATTGCTGCGGGCTCCGCCCAAGCGGGAAAGGGATCCCGAGGAGATGGCTGCAGCCATGGAATAG